In the Artemia franciscana unplaced genomic scaffold, ASM3288406v1 PGA_scaffold_52, whole genome shotgun sequence genome, one interval contains:
- the LOC136041956 gene encoding uncharacterized protein LOC136041956, with protein sequence MTRSLNKVNLQRLGEELSTIDFSEIMDMKDKASGAFDRMMGVVQPIYDKTCPVKFLKPRECEPRKPWITIEILKVSDLRNQAYLEYLNSECAIKLEEFKIMRNKVNSMRRKAKKEYFANQLSLNKDNTKGIWKVINDQLGKEKEAPPNLLLIQGELVNDEISLTTKFAGFFSSVGQNVQAQGLVNFNNDLMKDEFVDDRGIGNEIEFQPCTGDEILKVVKTIKSNSAGTDGINPKTFKSVMCYLIPCIVQIINLLLQTGIFPDALKRAKAIPFHKGGSKLEIENYRPISILPLFSKIFEKIVQKRLYDHLMKTGMLSENQFGFRKCHSTSDAVHSLCDISNKCFERGEIPLTVFIDFRKAFDTVDFNILLKRLQSLGVCCNYLKWFNSFLSGRSIQVLLNNVFSSPF encoded by the coding sequence atgacTAGGTCATTGAATAAGGTGAATTTACAGAGGCTTGGTGAAGAGTTGAGTACCATTGATTTTAGTGAGATTATGGATATGAAAGATAAAGCTTCTGGTGCATTTGATCGTATGATGGGGGTCGTACAGCCAATTTATGATAAGACTTGCCCAGTGAAATTCTTGAAACCCCGTGAGTGTGAACCCAGAAAGCCCTGGATAACTATTGAAATTCTTAAAGTGTCAGATTTGAGAAATCAAGCGTATTTGGAATATTTAAATAGTGAATGTGCCATTAAACTGGAAGAATTCAAAATAATGCGCAACAAAGTCAACTCGATGagaagaaaggctaaaaaagaatactttgCCAACCAATTGAGTTTAAATAAGGATAATACTAAAGGAATTTGGAAAGTTATTAATGACCAATTGGGAAAAGAGAAAGAAGCTCCACCTAATTTGCTACTGATTCAAGGTGAACTTGTTAATGATGAAATAAGTCTCACGACTAaatttgctgggtttttttcaagtgttggGCAAAATGTACAGGCGCAAGGGTTGGTGAattttaataatgatttaatgAAAGATGAATTTGTGGATGATAGAGGAATtggaaatgaaattgaatttcagcCTTGTACTGGAGACGAAATTCTGAAGGTTGTGAAAACAATCAAATCGAATTCAGCAGGGACAGATGGCATTAATCCGAAAACTTTTAAGTCAGTGATGTGTTATTTAATACCATGTATAGTCCAAATCATCAATCTTCTCCTCCAAACCGGTATATTCCCTGATGCGCTTAAAAGGGCAAAAGCAATCCCCTTTCACAAAGGTGGCTCTAagctagaaattgaaaattatagaccCATATCTATCCTAcccttgttttcgaaaatatttgaaaaaattgtccaGAAAAGGCTTTATGATCACCTTATGAAAACGGGGATGTTAAGTGAAaaccagtttggctttaggaAATGTCATTCGACGTCGGACGCCGTGCATTCCCTTTgtgatatttcaaataaatgctTTGAACGTGGTGAAATCCCTTTGACCGTTTTTAtcgattttagaaaagcattcgatacagtgGATTTTAATATACTACTCAAACGTCTACAATCCCTTGGAGTTTGTTGTAACTATTTAAAGTGGTTTAATAGTTTCTTAAGTGGTAGATCTATTCAAGTTCTATTAAATAATgtgttttcttctcctttttaa